The genome window ATTTATAATGACCGTTTTTATTATGACTATGTTGGGGCTTTGCCAAATGGTCCAGCCAGACAGGCCAATCTCTACGCCCTAGCTCTTCGCGCTGACCAGTTTGAAAAGAGTAATTTCAAGGGCTTGGCGCGTTTTATTCGTATGATTGATCAAGTCTTAGAGGCTCAGCATGATCTTGCAAGCGTAGCCGTCGCGCCGCCTAAAGATGCCGTAGAACTCATGACCATTCACAAGAGCAAAGGATTGGAGTTCCCTTATGTCTTCATCCTCAATATGGATCAGGACTTCAACAAGCAAGACTCGATGTCAGACGTCATTCTCAGCCGTCAAAATGGGCTTGGTGTCAAATACATTGCCAAGTTGGAAACAGGAGCAGTGGAAGCACACTATCCTAAAACCATTAAACTCTCTATTCCTAGCCTGACCTATACGCAGAATGAAGAAGAATTACAATTGGCTAGCTATTCAGAGCAGATGCGTCTGCTGTATGTTGCCATGACGAGAGCTGAGAAAAAGCTCTATCTTGTTGGCAAGGGTTCTCGTGAAAAGCTGGAAGCAAAGGAATACCCAGCAGCAAACAATGGAAAATTAGATTGCAATACCAGACTGCAAGCAAGAAATTTCCAAGATTGGATCTGGGCTATCAGTAAAGTTTTTACCAAGGACAATCTCAACTTTAGCTATCGCTTTGTTGGTGAAGACCAGTTGACTACAGAAGCTATCGGGGAATTGGAAAACAAGAGCCCTTTAAAAGACAGCTCTCAAGCAGACAACCGCCAGTCAGAAATCATCAAAGAAGCCCTTGAAATGCTGAAAGAGGTGGAAGTTTATAATACTCTTCACCGCGAAGCCATTGAACTACCAAGTGTCCAAACCCCAAGTCAAATCAAGAAATTCTATGAACCCGTTATGGATATGGAAGGGGTACAAATTGCTAACCAAACTCAATCACCGAAAAAGCAAATCAGCTTTGATTTGCCAGATTTTTCAACCAAAGAAAAGGTAACAGGAGCTGAGATTGGTAGTGCCACTCATGAACTCATGCAGAGAATTGACCTTAGTCAGCAACCAACACTTGCTAGTCTAACAGAAACACTCAAACAAGTTCAGACTAGTCCAGCTGTGAGAGACAAGATCAATCTTTCTAAAATTCTCGCTTTCTTTGACACACCACTTGGTCAGGAGATTCTCGCTAATACCGACCATCTCTACCGCGAGCAACCTTTCTCCATGCTCAAAAAAGATCAAAAGAGTCAGGAAGACTTTGTTGTCCGTGGTATCCTTGATGGCTATCTACTTTATGAGGATCGCATCGTTCTTTTCGACTACAAAACAGACCGCTATGATCAACCAAGTCAACTCATAGACCGCTATCGTGGTCAGTTAGCCTTATACGGAGAAGCCTTATCACGAGCCTATTCGATTGAAAATATTGAAAAATACTTGATCTTACTCGGCAAAGACGAGGTTCAAGTTGTAAAAGTATAACCTAGAAAGGAGACCTCATGACACTTCCAGTTAGAAAATCCCTTCATGATGCAGTTTTACAAGCTTCAAAAGCTGATACTTGGGATCAAGCTACCAAGGAATGGAATGAAGTTTCCTTGATTTTTAATGGTATTGGCCGTAGTAATTGTGTTTGTGGGAACGCCATAAAATACGCCTACGAACTCTTTAATGGAGTTACAGGCCAACGTCTCTTCCCTATAGGAAGCGACTGTGTTCGCCATTTTCATCGTATTAGCCTCGATCGGCAACTAGAAGAGGAAGAAAAACTACTCAGAAAAGTTGAAAAACTAACCAGAAAGGCCCAGAAAAAGGAAAAAATCAATATCAATAAAAGCGATTTTGACGAACGACTTCTAAAATGGTTTTGGGAAAAAGGTGTTTTCAAAGCCAATCGTGGCAATCAATTCGCACCTGAGAGAGACTATCAGCTCTTCCTAGAGGTCTTTCAAGGCGGAAGTTGGACCAAGGCAGAGCCAAAGAAGAAAGCTCGTATGGAAGAAGTGCTGGAAAAGTGTATCAAACCTTTTCTACTTGGTAAGACCGATGACCAACTCTACCTTGTCAAACTAGGCAAGGAGAAAATCGACTACGAGCAGCATTTACGGATTCAAGCGGAGAAAGAACGCAAGAAAAGAGATAAAATCGCCAAGCAATACGCTGACAATCTCATTCTTGCTATGGGACCTGCAGAACGAGCCTATCAAGATTACTTTGGCTTTACAGAAACCTTGACCCAAGAAGAACGAAAGTGGGAAAAAATCCTCTTTGGTAAAAATAGAGACGAACGGGCTATCAAGGCTAAACAAAACCAAAAGGAGCTGGAAAAGGATCAGCGAATTGCGAATCAAGATCCGATTGAACGAAAGCAAAAGCAGACTTGGCTTCTTAATTCTTATTTTCGGGATTTGCCTGATGAAAAAGCTAGATTTTCTCGTCTCTTATTAGAATATCGAAAAAGTGGAGAAGTATCCTTTTCAGACGATTACTTATCTAAGCATCTCATCGACTTTTTCTACAAGATGAAGGCCTTTGAGTTTGAGATTGCGCCAGAACGAGTCCGAGATTTTCTAAAAGAATGCCTTCAGGCAGAACATCTATCATCAGCACAAGAAAGCTGGATTAGAGGCATTCTCCTCAATTGCCTTCACCCATTTTTAGATAGATTGCTCATATAGAAAAAATCCTACCTTGTCTATGCATGGTAGGATTTATGTATCTTCAAAAATGTATTGGTAAAGTTGGACGACTTTCTGAAAACATTGTGTGTCCATTCTTGTTATTTTTTGAGCATTACGAATCCGAAAATCAAATGTATATAGTTGAAATGGATTGACAGCGCCATCTACCTTATCCGACGAGACAGGAACGAGCAAGCCTTTTTCTGCCAAACGTTGTTGGCCATGAGTGATGGGACAGACAGCCACAAAACCAGTTTGCAAGGCATATTCTCTCCTAGAAACTACCAAGGCAGGTCGCCGTTTCTGGATTTCTCGACCGACTGATGGATCAAAGTCCAGCCAAATGATATCCTGCTTTTCAGGAATATAATCAGATTTCGCTATCAATAATTTTTACCCCTTGAAAATCATTTGTCATTCTTAAGTCAGCAATCCCATCAAAAGGATCTTTTAGCTTAGGAGCCAAGACAATAACCCCATCAACTCCTTTGTAGACAACCATTTCTTGACCTTCCGTCATCCCCAAATTTTTAGGAATGGTCACAGTGAGAGAATTCCCCACCTTCCGAGTCTTTACTGTATTCATCGCTCTACCTCCGCGAATTTGTATACACTAAGTATATACCTGTCAGCAAAAAAAGTCAAGTAAACGTTTAATTACATAAATTAAGTTATGTTATATAGCGTGATTTTATTTTAGTCAAAGTCTGTGCAAAAGCACCTAATTTATGATAGAATAGATGGTGAGAAAGAAAACGTTTTATTACGTTTTTTTAGTCGGAAGGGGAAAATATTATGGCTACTATTCAATGGTTTCCGGGCCACATGTCTAAGGCTCGGCGACAGGTTCAGGAGAATTTAAAATTTGTTGATTTTGTGACAATTTTGGTGGATGCTCGGCTACCCTTATCTAGTCAAAATCCTATGTTAACCAAAATTGTTGGTGATAAACCCAAACTTTTGATTTTGAACAAGGCAGATTTGGCTGATCCATCAATGACTAAAGAATGGCGTCAATATTTTGAATCACAGGGGATTCAAACACTGGCTATCAATTCTAAAGAGCAAGTGACTGTAAAAGTTGTGACAGATGCGGCTAAAAAGCTCATGGCTGATAAGATTGCACGCCAGAAAGAACGCGGTATCAAAATTGAAACCTTGCGGACCATGATTATCGGAATTCCAAATGCTGGTAAGTCAACTCTCATGAACCGTTTGGCTGGGAAAAAGATTGCAGTTGTCGGCAATAAACCAGGTGTTACCAAGGGGCAACAATGGCTCAAAACCAATAAAGACCTTGAAATCCTAGATACACCAGGGATTCTTTGGCCTAAGTTCGAAGATGAAACCGTCGCTCTAAAACTAGCCTTGACTGGAGCTATCAAAGACCAGTTGCTTCCTATGGATGAGGTGACCATTTTTGGTCTTAATTATTTCAAAAAACATTATCCAGAAAAGCTAGCTGAACGCTTCAAACAAATGAAGATAGAAGAAGAAGCGCCTGTTATCATCATGGATATGACACGTGCCCTCGGTTTCCGTGACGACTACGACCGCTTTTACAGCCTCTTCGTCAAGGAAGTCCGTGATGGAAAACTCGGTAACTATACCTTAGATACATTGGACGACATCGATGACGACGATTAAAGAAATTAAAGAACTTCTTGCTACTGTCAAAGACTTAGACAATCCCCTTTTTCTTGAACTGGAAAAGGATAGTCGTTCTGGAGTTCAAAAGGAAATCAACAAGCGTAAAAAAGCCATTCAGGCTGAACTGGATGAAGACCTTCGCCTGGAAGCTATGCTTTCTTATGAAAAAGAACTTTATAAACAAGGAGTGACCCTAATTGCAGGTGTTGATGAGGTCGGACGTGGTCCTCTGGCTGGCCCTGTAGTCGCTGCAGCTGTTATTTTACCTAAAAATTGTAAGATTAAAGGCCTCAACGATAGCAAGAAGATTCCTAAAAAGAAACATCTGGAAATTTATCATGCTGTTCAAGACCAAGCCTTATCAATCGGCATTGGAATCATGGATAATCAGGTCATCGACCAAGTCAATATCTATGAAGCTACCAAACTAGCCATGAAGGAAGCAATCTCCCAGCTCAGTCCGCAACCTGAGCACCTCTTGATTGATGCCATGAAACTGGAGTTACCAATTTCACAAACCTCCATTATTAAAGGAGATGCCAACTCTCTCTCTATCGCAGCCGCATCTATAGTGGCCAAGGTGACACGGGATAATATTATGAAGGACTATGACAACCAATATCCTGGCTATGATTTCGCTACTAATGCAGGCTATGGGACAGCTAAACACCTAGAAGGACTGGAAAAATTAGGTGTCACCCCAATTCACCGAACCAGTTTTGAACCAGTCAAAACACTGGTTTCAACTAAGAAAGATAAGTAAGAGGAAATGATTATGGAGGAACAGTCAGAAACACTCAGTTCCAAGAAAGAATTTGCCTTTGCCTCAAGCACCATATTATCCCAAGTTGGACGAGGAATCATTGTTGGTCTCGTCGTCGGGCTAATCGTCGGATCTTTTCGTTTCTTAATCGAAAAGGGTTTCCATCTGATACAAGGACTTTATCAAGATCAAGCGCACCAAGTGCGCAATCTTTTTATCATTGGTCTATTTTATTTAATCGTTTGCTGGCTTAGTGCGAAACTAACTCGGTCAGAAAAAGATATCAAGGGTTCAGGAATTCCTCAAGTCGAAGCCGAACTAAAGGGACTGATGACTCTTAACTGGTGGAGTGTTCTCTGGAAGAAATATGTATTAGGGATTCTTGCTATTGCCAGTGGCCTTATGCTAGGTCGAGAAGGACCAAGTATTCAACTTGGAGCAGTTGGTGGTAAAGGTATAGCCAAGTGGCTCAAATCTAGTCCAGTAGAGGAACGTTCCCTGATTGCCAGTGGAGCTGCTGCAGGTTTAGCAGCTGCCTTTAATGCACCAATTGCAGGTCTCCTCTTTGTTGTAGAAGAAGTCTATCACCATTTTTCCCGCTTTTTCTGGGTCTCAACTCTAGCAGCCAGTCTCGTAGCAAACTTTGTTTCTCTGCTCATATTTGGCCTAACACCCGTACTGGATATGCCAGACAACATTCCTCTTATGACCCTAGACCAGTATTGGATTTACCTCTTTATGGGAGTTTTTCTCGGACTTTCTGGTTTTCTCTATGAGAAGGCTGTACTCAATGTTGATCGAATTTATGACTGGATTGGTCAAAAAATCCATTTGGATAAAGCTTATTATCCAATCCTAGCCTTTATCCTTATCATACCAGTCGGGATCTTCTTGCCACAAATCCTTGGTGGTGGAAATCAGCTTGTTCTTTCCCTAACTGAGCAAAATTTTAGTTTACAAGTTCTATTAGCTTACTTTTTGATTCGCTTTGTTTGGAGCATGATTAGCTATGGAAGTGGCCTCCCAGGAGGAATCTTCCTTCCCATTCTGGCGCTAGGTTCCTTACTTGGTGCCCTAGTTGGTGTCATTTGTGTCAACCTTGGGCTTGTCAGTCAGGAGCAATTCCCTATATTTGTCATTCTGGGAATGAGTGGCTACTTTGGGGCAATTTCCAAGGCTCCCTTAACCGCTATGATACTCGTAACCGAGATGGTTGGAGATATTCGCAACCTCATGCCACTTGGCTTAGTGACCTTGGTCGCCTACATCGTCATGGATCTACTCAAGGGTGCTCCAGTCTATGAGGCCATGCTCGAAAAAATGCTACCAGAAGAAGCGACAGATGAAGGAGAAGTCACCCTCATTGAAATTCCTGTATCTGACAAAATCGCTGGAAAACAGGTTCACGAACTAAACTTGCCACATAACGTACTCATCACCACCCAAGTCCATAATGGCAAAAACCAAACCGTTAACGGCTCAACTAGAATGTATCTTGGTGATATGATTCACCTAGTGATTCCAAAAAGTGAAATTGGAAAAGTCAAAGATTTGTTGTTGTAGGCAATATTTACATAATTTATGTTATGTATTTTGAATTCTAGATTTTCAATAAATTACTTTAGAAACCGATTCTCGAGCAGAGATCGGTTATTTTTTCAGATAAGATATTTCACATATAACTAATTGAACTTTGGTAAAAATAAGACTATAATTAAGACTATAATTAAGTTAGAAATGA of Streptococcus oralis contains these proteins:
- a CDS encoding type II toxin-antitoxin system PemK/MazF family toxin, coding for MIAKSDYIPEKQDIIWLDFDPSVGREIQKRRPALVVSRREYALQTGFVAVCPITHGQQRLAEKGLLVPVSSDKVDGAVNPFQLYTFDFRIRNAQKITRMDTQCFQKVVQLYQYIFEDT
- the mazE gene encoding type II toxin-antitoxin system PemI/MazE family antitoxin; translated protein: MNTVKTRKVGNSLTVTIPKNLGMTEGQEMVVYKGVDGVIVLAPKLKDPFDGIADLRMTNDFQGVKIIDSEI
- the ylqF gene encoding ribosome biogenesis GTPase YlqF, coding for MATIQWFPGHMSKARRQVQENLKFVDFVTILVDARLPLSSQNPMLTKIVGDKPKLLILNKADLADPSMTKEWRQYFESQGIQTLAINSKEQVTVKVVTDAAKKLMADKIARQKERGIKIETLRTMIIGIPNAGKSTLMNRLAGKKIAVVGNKPGVTKGQQWLKTNKDLEILDTPGILWPKFEDETVALKLALTGAIKDQLLPMDEVTIFGLNYFKKHYPEKLAERFKQMKIEEEAPVIIMDMTRALGFRDDYDRFYSLFVKEVRDGKLGNYTLDTLDDIDDDD
- a CDS encoding ribonuclease HII codes for the protein MTTIKEIKELLATVKDLDNPLFLELEKDSRSGVQKEINKRKKAIQAELDEDLRLEAMLSYEKELYKQGVTLIAGVDEVGRGPLAGPVVAAAVILPKNCKIKGLNDSKKIPKKKHLEIYHAVQDQALSIGIGIMDNQVIDQVNIYEATKLAMKEAISQLSPQPEHLLIDAMKLELPISQTSIIKGDANSLSIAAASIVAKVTRDNIMKDYDNQYPGYDFATNAGYGTAKHLEGLEKLGVTPIHRTSFEPVKTLVSTKKDK
- a CDS encoding ClC family H(+)/Cl(-) exchange transporter; this translates as MEEQSETLSSKKEFAFASSTILSQVGRGIIVGLVVGLIVGSFRFLIEKGFHLIQGLYQDQAHQVRNLFIIGLFYLIVCWLSAKLTRSEKDIKGSGIPQVEAELKGLMTLNWWSVLWKKYVLGILAIASGLMLGREGPSIQLGAVGGKGIAKWLKSSPVEERSLIASGAAAGLAAAFNAPIAGLLFVVEEVYHHFSRFFWVSTLAASLVANFVSLLIFGLTPVLDMPDNIPLMTLDQYWIYLFMGVFLGLSGFLYEKAVLNVDRIYDWIGQKIHLDKAYYPILAFILIIPVGIFLPQILGGGNQLVLSLTEQNFSLQVLLAYFLIRFVWSMISYGSGLPGGIFLPILALGSLLGALVGVICVNLGLVSQEQFPIFVILGMSGYFGAISKAPLTAMILVTEMVGDIRNLMPLGLVTLVAYIVMDLLKGAPVYEAMLEKMLPEEATDEGEVTLIEIPVSDKIAGKQVHELNLPHNVLITTQVHNGKNQTVNGSTRMYLGDMIHLVIPKSEIGKVKDLLL